Proteins encoded by one window of Vigna radiata var. radiata cultivar VC1973A chromosome 5, Vradiata_ver6, whole genome shotgun sequence:
- the LOC106761922 gene encoding ribulose bisphosphate carboxylase/oxygenase activase, chloroplastic, whose translation MARWLSHSPLWLPIPNSNSNPNSRVLQYQHAYRAQLRVRCSEVGEEKEKEEKKKRLSEQSSWEAKDAQGRDYLYRLGKEADNMNIAVGQRAGVIDSLFVGDFLGKDSDIVFDYRQKVTRSFEYLRGDYYIAPLFMDKVVCHIVKNYLAHILNTKVPLILGIWGGKGQGKSFQTELIFQAMGVEPVIMSAGELESERAGEPGKLIRERYRTASQVVQNQGKMSCLMINDIDAGLGRFGNTQMTVNNQIVVGTLMNLSDNPTRVSVGQDWRDSDITNRIPIIVTGNDFSTIYAPLIRDGRMDKFYWQPNLEDILNIVHRMYEKDGISRDEVERVVKTFPNQALDFYGALRSRTYDRFILKWIDDIGGVENFGGKLLKRRKDQSLPVFIPPEQTVDALLEAGYSLIKEQQLIMETKLSKEYMKNIDD comes from the exons ATGGCGAGGTGGTTATCACATTCACCTCTGTGGCTTCCAAttccaaattcaaattcaaatccAAACTCAAGGGTGCTACAATACCAGCATGCATACAGAGCTCAATTGCGTGTTCGATGCAGCGAAGTGGGTGAGGAGAAggaaaaggaggagaaaaagaaGCGATTATCGGAGCAGTCGTCGTGGGAGGCGAAGGACGCACAGGGAAGAGACTATCTGTACAGACTTGGCAAAGAGGCTGATAACATGAACATCGCCGTCGGCCAGCGTGCCGGCGTCATCGATTCCCTTTTCGTCGGCGATTTTCTCGGCAAAGATT CGGACATTGTGTTTGATTATCGTCAAAAAGTGACGAGGTCCTTTGAATACCTTCGGGGCGATTATTACATCGCTCCTCTCTTCATG gaCAAAGTGG TATGTCACATTGTCAAGAACTACCTAGCTCATATCCTCAATACAAAAGTTCCTTTAATTCTAG GTATTTGGGGAGGAAAAGGACAGGGGAAATCATTTCAAACAGAACTTATATTTCAGGCCATGGGAGTTGAACCCGTAATTATGTCTGCCGGGGAACTAGAATCAGAGAGAGCTG GAGAGCCAGGAAAATTGATTCGCGAGCGTTATAGAACAGCATCTCAAGTGGTCCAGAACCAA GGGAAAATGAGCTGTTTGATGATCAATGATATTGATGCTGGACTTGGTAGATTTG GGAATACTCAAATGACGGTCAACAATCAAATTGTTGTTGGGACTCTTATGAATCTGTCAGACAATCCTACAAGAGTAAGTGTTGGCCAAGATTGGCGGGATTCAGATATCACAAACAGAATTCCAATTATTGTAACAGGGAATGACTTTTCGACTATTTATGCTCCGCTGATTCGTGATGGAAGGATGGATAAGTTTTACTG GCAACCAAACCTTGAAGATATCCTGAATATCGTTCACAGAATGTATGAGAAAGATGGTATATCTAGGGATGAAGTTGAAAGGGTTGTGAAAACTTTCCCTAATCAAG CATTGGACTTTTACGGAGCTCTAAGATCACGTACTTATGACAGATTTATTTTAAAG TGGATTGATGATATTGGAGGTGTTGAAAATTTCGGAGGCAAACTTCTCAAAAGAAGAAAGGACCAAAGCCTTCCTGTATTTATTCCTCCAGAG CAAACGGTGGATGCTTTACTAGAAGCGGGTTATTCTCTAATCAAAGAACAACAGTTGATAATGGAAACTAAACTTTCAAAGGAATACATGAAGAACATAGACGACTAA
- the LOC106761923 gene encoding pectinesterase: MECREVNVVSTEPVVYIHTERKEENHCMCLMMESRKSAVLLIFVSVSVWQLQGGSSSVVVSKDGSGDYRTVGEAIMQAPDMSDRPYTIHVRAGTYQEYLFVPPHKTNIRLLGDGPHHTKIVGYQNGSTIDIRGDGFMAAKMGFANWAGLNASSAVAVRNEADKSIFFQCSIEGLQDTLWAVSGRQFYKKCDIYGTVDFIYGSAAAVFQDCMVYARFREYVTFTAQSREDPNEKSGFSFQRCEFRMSPEDENRKREVHASLGRPLRPYSTVAILHSYIDSIVDPKGWEPMPHQPTDKVTYIEFQNVGPGSNTDDRVNWAGVTVLRHPAQAAHFTASYLLDADSWIPSTGVPYNTGL, encoded by the exons ATGGAGTGTAGAGAAGTCAACGTGGTTTCCACCGAACCGGTTGTATATATACATAcagagagaaaggaagaaaatcaTTGCATGTGTTTGATGATGGAGTCAAGAAAAAGCGCAGTGTTGCTGATATTTGTTTCAGTTTCAGTGTGGCAGCTGCAGGGTGGAAGTAGCAGTGTTGTGGTATCGAAGGATGGGAGTGGAGATTATAGAACGGTGGGTGAAGCCATTATGCAGGCTCCTGACATGAGTGATAGACCCTATACCATTCACGTACGAGCAGGCACTTATCAAGAGTACCTCTTCGTTCCTCCTCATAAGACTAACATTAGGCTCCTTGGAGATGGACCTCACCACACCAAAATAGTAGGCTACCAAAATGGTTCCACCATTG ACATTCGTGGAGATGGGTTCATGGCAGCGAAGATGGGATTTGCGAACTGGGCAGGCTTGAATGCAAGCAGTGCAGTGGCGGTTCGGAACGAGGCAGACAAGAGCATATTCTTCCAATGCTCCATCGAAGGGCTCCAGGACACACTGTGGGCGGTTTCGGGGCGTCAGTTCTACAAAAAGTGCGATATCTACGGCACGGTGGACTTCATCTACGGCAGCGCAGCGGCGGTGTTCCAGGACTGCATGGTGTACGCGCGGTTCAGAGAGTACGTGACGTTCACGGCTCAGTCGCGAGAGGATCCGAATGAGAAAAGCGGGTTCAGTTTCCAAAGATGCGAATTCAGAATGTCGCCGGAGGATGAGAACAGAAAGAGAGAGGTGCATGCGAGCCTTGGGCGTCCCCTGAGACCCTATTCCACCGTCGCCATCCTCCACTCGTACATTGACTCCATCGTCGATCCTAAAGGTTGGGAGCCCATGCCCCACCAGCCCACCGACAAAGTCACCTACATCGAGTTTCAGAATGTTGGGCCGGGCTCTAACACCGACGATAGAGTTAACTGGGCCGGCGTGACGGTCCTTAGACACCCGGCCCAAGCAGCCCATTTCACTGCCTCCTATCTCTTAGACGCCGACTCTTGGATTCCCTCCACCGGTGTTCCCTACAACACTGGACTATAG